The sequence GCTACAGTACTGACACACAGGTCATTGCTGCCAGAATTGACAAGAGCCCCAACCTCAGTTTCCAAGAGGAGCGTGTTTATTTGAACAGAAATCCTGTGCTGTCCTGTGTGCTGGGGCGGggattgggggggcggggcagggagatCTCACGTGGGTGCTGTGCCCCTAAGGTCCAGTTCAGGCTGTGGCAGGTCTCAGATACTCTTCCTGTCCACCCCCCTGGGACCAGCCAAAGGAGAAATCATGAGGATGGGCCCAGGTTCCTAATCTGTGGAAACTGTGGGCTACTGGTCCTGGCTGAGCAATGCCCAGGGGCTGGCAAGGCCGTTTTCATTGTTAGAGACAAGACTGTCTGCTGGAGCTGGGGACCACATCTACCAGGGGGAAATGTCCTGTGTGGCTTCAGTCCCCACCTTGGACATGAGGGCGTGAGGTGCCAGAGGTGAGGAAGACACGCACAGAACATAAACTAGCCTGTGTTTGCCTGGGATGGGCTCggagaggcagaggtgggtgtgGCAGGGAGGCGAGGGAGCAGCAGGAGTACGTAGAACAAGCCTGGTTTTTGAGGGCTGGCTCCCTTCTGGCCCCGCTGCCCACAAATCAAGTCAAACCTGGGCAAGGGAGGTGTCACCAGAAGGAAGCAGAATTTGAGGAGAAAGTACCAGCTTTCCTAGAGCAAGTCAGGGGTGGCCCACAGGGCCACTTTCCATCCTTAGGACTATTACATCTTtgattcttttctgtttcttctctacAGACAAGCAGTGCAAGTCTAGGTCCTGCCGGCTAGGAAACGCAGGTAGGGCTGCAGGCCCCTGGGACAGGGGCTCCATTGGGGGATGCGCAGGCTGCCCTGGGTGGCTCCTTTATAAGAAAAACCACCCTCTTCTAATAAAACATAAAGTAAACCCTCTAGAGCAGACCCCTGTGGGGATTGCTAACCTCCGCCAGGGGATGTAAGGGGCAGTGGCTGGGCGAGCTGACACCTctgccccctctctgggcctccctccctcacaggagacagctgatcaggcCCCAGAGAGGTCCTTCTCGCAGAGGCGATGGAGGGCAGGGCCGATCTCACACAGTCCTCCCCGGGCCTTCCCCTCCCTCACCTGGGGAGCCCTCTGTCCCCGTGACTGCCCTCAGCGCTCCCTCAGACCACCTTCCAAGGTGGAGGCTGGTATTAGAGACCTGGGCTCTAGTCCAGGCCCTGCCCTAACTCTCTTTGTGACCAATtattccctctctgggcctcagtttccctatctgtatAAAAAAACCAATTGGACTAGATGATTCCCAGGTCACTTTCGGCCATGACTTCCCTTCCCTTCAACACCTGCTGTGCCAGGGCCCACCTGGACCACCACTTCTCTAGGTGGGAACAGGCTTTTCCAAGGGAACCTATTGGAACAGGCCATTCCCAGGGAAGAAACCACAGCTGCCCTCCTCGTgggtctctcctccctccctccctctgggctcTGTGAACAGTGGACAAaaggagccccagccccagccccagccctcgcTGTGTCCTCCTCATTCTCCATGACACAGCACCACTCAGAGTTCCAGGCGCACCAGGCCGTGAATCCACACCAAGAGCCAGCTGTGGGTACTGTCATCACCCCTGTTCTACAAATGAGGGAACTAGGGCACCGAGAAGCGAAGCAATCAGCCCTAcaccacacagctagtaaggagTGAGGTTCAGAGAGACTGACCCTAGAGCCAAACTCTGAGCCACCATTCCAGgctggcccctcctccccgctACCATTTCATTTTATCCTTTACTGCACAGCAATCTATCGGAAGGAGGTGGAACAGGGAGTATTACCCTCATTATAAAGTAAAGTAAGACCCAGAGACggaagtgactttcccaaggtgaCAGAATGAGTCAGTGTCACAGCCAGGGCCAGAAGCCAGGTCACCAGCCTCCAACCTGCTTCTTggaggtgtttttttaaagtatatttttactgatttcagagaagaagggagagggagagagagagagaaacatcaatgataagaatcattcattggctgcctcctgcatgccccacgctggggattgagcccgcaaactgggcatatgccctgacctagaatccaACTaagacctcctggctcataagtcAACGCTGAACTCTTAAGCAACGCTATCCAGGCGCTTCTTTGAGTTTTGAtaatgaaatttcatgcactggaaaAGTTTAAGATCTCCCCCACCTCCGGCCCACCAGCACCTCTCCTACCAGGGTTTGGGCAGAGAAGCTAAGTTCCCACTCAGATCTCTACCCGTTTCATCCCACCCTGTGATGCCTCATGTGTGTCCATAGGAGGCAGGAGGACAGACCTAATCACCCTGGTATGTCCTCGTCTCTTCATCTCTGTTTGCCTTCttccttaaattcttttttaaattaaactcattggggtgacattggttaataagattatttaggtttcaagtgtacatttctatgatacatgatctgtgtaTTGCACTGCCTGCCCACCAGCCAAAGTCAAATCACCTCTCATCACCATACATTTGACctttttaccctttactacccctactcccttccctctggtaaccactgtgCTGTTGTCTGTGCacatgggtttttgtttgttcatttgttactttcagttttatatctcacatatgagtgaattcatggttctttttaaaaaatttatctttattgttgaaagtattacagatgtcaccctttctcctcccactgaccccttccaccccactcccaccctcccatatgttttaattttttaaagacttcagagagggagagggagagatagaaacatcaatgatgagaatcattgattggctgcctcttgcatgcccccctcctggggatcgagcccacaacctgggaatgtgcccttgaccggaatcaaacccaggatctttcagtccccaggccgacactctatccactgagccaaaccagctagggcccctcatatggttcttaacttttttctgactgacttatttcgcttagcataataattctatccatgttgttgcaaatggcagtatttcatcttttcttatgtattccattgtgtgtgtgtgtatatatgtatatataccacaccctctttatccagtcatctatcgAAGGACgctttgtttccatgtcttggccactgtgaataatgctgcagtgacgataagggtgcatatatctttgtgaataaatgttttcaaaattttcaggtagatacccaaaAAAGGGGTTGCTGAGTTATATGGTAACTCTAGTCCTaactttttgaggagcctccatactgttttccacagtggctgcaccagtttacattcccaccaacagtgaatgagggctcctttttctccacaatctcTCCAACACTTACTACTTGTCGTGTTGATAACAGCCGTTCTACCAGGTGTGAGGTGgcatttcattgtagttttgatttcatttcctaatagctagtgaagttgagcaccttttcatgtatctgttggccgtttgtatgtcttcttgagaGAGCTATCTGCTCAGGTCatctgcctatttttaaattagattgtttgtttgcttgctgttgagttgtctgagttctttatatattttggataataaacCCGTGTCAAAGCTGTCGTTTGCAAATATCGTCTCCCCACCTCTCAAAATTCTTGCTCTTCATCTGTGTCTCCCATCGCACTGTAGGCACCAGTGTTTCCAGCTCACCCTGCttgttttttgtcttgtttctttgtgtaaCTCACTTCACCCCtaaatatctctcttcctctgtttcCCTGCAGCCATGGGTCAGGGCCCTCTGTCTACAGTCTGGTCCTTTCCTCTGCTCCTCTGGTTCCTGGTCGGGGGAGTCTTCCCAGAGAGACCAGGCCTCCTCTGACCCATCAGACTCTGAACAGCCCTGCCTGCCACCTCCGCCCAACATGAGGACGTCGGCCACATGTGCGCTTTACTATAAGTGTAGCCAAGATCCGTAGAAATGCCACCTGCAGGGAACTCTGGGACCTTCTCTGGCAACTGCCAGGCCTGGTGGTGGAGAGATAGAATTTTGGGCCTGAACTTTACCCAGTGCTCTAGGAGTGAGACATTGAAGAGAGGTAGGGGGGCTCCAGGACAGGCAACAACTCACTTGGGGGTAGAAGATTAAACTCGTTTGGGcgtggaggtgctgggaggaaAGCACGTGCCATGGTACTTGCTGGTGTCACATGCCTCACATGGACAACTGGAAAGCTCCTATTCACTCTCCAGGGAGCTTTCTCTGACCTCTCTGACCCTGCTGGGTTAGGGTGCTGCCTCTGTGCTCCGCAGGTCCTGGGCGCTTCTCTACACCACATGTCCATGTCTGTTGCCCGTGACAGACTGTGAGCTTCCTGAGGTCAGGGACTGGGTTGAGGCAAAGAGGTGGATGCTGGGAAGCATGTGAAAGTCAGAAAGGAACAAATACCTGTGACCAGCTGGTCCCTGCATGGCCCTCCCTTGGATACTTTCAAGTCCTCTGAACGTCAGTGTGGGGGAATGTGATGGACAGAAGCAAACccagagagaggagagcaggaaAGACAGCAGAGGGCTTGCTTTAGGCCCTCTGCCGGGTCTCTGTCAAATTCGTCATTTTCTTGTCAGCAAAGATGTAACTCCTGCTCTCACCCATGAGTCCTAAGGTTCCTGTTTCTAGAGAGACAAACCTGGATCCCCATCTCCTGTCACCATGGGCCCCAAGGGTAAGATAGGACATCGAGGAGGTACCAGGCACACACTCCCTATATGAGGAATTGGGGCTTTGGGGCCAAATCTTTGTGTGGCCTCCTGCTCTGGAAACTAGATCATAAATCTGAATCCCCAAACCCCTTCCCTGAGCCCCTAGACAGGGACAGGCAAGACCAAGCTCCTATAACAGCAGCCactgaggaaggaagagaaggcaggCAATGTTGCAGTTCTGTTTCGCATATAACTTGCACTCTCGCCACTGAAAACTCTAACATTCATGAATGAAGTTCAATTCTGTCCCTCTAGGACTGCACTTTGACCTTGAACCTTCTTAGAGTTCTTCCCCTATAGGAATTAAGGGAGTGGCAAGCTCTAGATTTTTCTTAGAGATCAGGATACACAGACAAACAAGTGCTCCCTCATGGTTTGTGAAGTCAGCAGTGCTGATCCTGAGAGAGGGTGTCCCAGGCTCTAaggcagggatggcgaaccttttgagctgggcgtgtcagcattttgaaaaaccctaacttaactctggtgccgtgtcacatatagaaattttttgatatttgcaaccatagtaaaacaaagatttatatttttgatatttattttatatatttaaatgccatttaacaaggaaaaatcaaccaaaaaagtgagttcgtgcgtcacctctgacacgcgtgtcataggttcgccatcactgctaagGTGCAGTGGGGAGAGACTGGGTGGCCTATctgagggccagcagccacctggtCTTCCCACGCCTGCCGCATTGCTGTGGCTGCAGCAGGCCCCGATTCACAGCGCCTGCACGAGCACCAGGAGGCTCATGACCAGGGCCATGGAGAAGAACATGCCCAGGAAGAAGCGATCCATCACACGGGCCAGGCGCTTCCAGTCCTCGTGGCGGTGCTGGGCAGCCCGGTGGCTGCGGAAGGTGTTAGCAATGGTGGCTACGTGGTGCAGCAGCTCTTCCTGATGGCACAGACACCGGGGCTCATGGCAAGGGCCCGCTGGggggccagcccctccctcaggaGGCTGGGGACTGGGGGGTGACTCGTGCCGTCTGGACTTCCCACAGGGCTCCCCTCGTTCTCGCACGCACAGGCCCCGTGCCAGGTATCCCAGTAGGAAGGCCCGAGCCCAGGCCGGCACTGGACGGGCACTGGGACCACAGTAATGCAAGTTCATGATAAGGATAGTGAGCGCTGTGGAGAAGGTGATCATGGTCATGGTGGCCATGTAGTACTTCCCTGCAAAAGACAGAGCGAGCTGGGGCCCAGAAAAAGAGCTCAGGGGGCCCCCTCAGCTGAGCCCCCTCAGCATGAACAGGAACCCACCAAGAGGCTGTCGGGCCCTCCAAGCCCAGTGGATGAAAAAGGAAGGAGGTAAGGGCCAAGGCTCCCCAATCCGCATTCCCACAAGTGGGTTCTCAGAAGCTAAGTGCTGCTGATTTCCCCCCTCACTGCTGGAGGCTGCGTTTACCCACAAGTCACCTCTCTAACGGTTATGCCATGACATGGGGCCAGTGACGGACCCTTTCAGTACAGGGGGGCATTCAACAGAACCTGCCTGTCGGTCTGTGGAGATGCTTCCCTGGGTTATTGAAGGTCCactgcttagcacagtgcttggcacagtgaACACTCAGGACACTTGGCTTGTCATTATGACGCTGGGGGCAGTGACCTCCCTCCATCAGGTTCTTGAGAAAAGACTCtttcctctgccccctcctgtaaggcagtggttcgaaaccttggctgcgcattagaatcacctgggaatctttttaaaatcctgatttctgggcctcatcctccggaaattctgtttctttgttactaacgtggcctcaccccataacaaaagaaacagaatttccggaggacgagggccagaaaccaggattttaaaaagattcccaggtgattctaacgtacagccaaggttgagaaccactgctgtaagggAAGGTGTCCTCCTGGAAGGGgcttcctcctttcccctccgTGCTCCCAGGACGACCCCCTCACACACTGAAGCGGGGCCACTCCGGCGACCCGAGCCCCGTCCCCGCACTGGTGGGGACCCGCACGCATCCGCCGGAGTGGAGAAGGGGGGCCATTGTCTCGGAGGGGACGGctctttccctcacccccacccccgccgggcCCTCCCCCACTCACCGATGAGCGGCACGCTCTCGGCCGGCGGCATGCTCTCGGCCAGGATCAGCTGGAAGACCGTGAGCGCCAGCAGCACCGTGACGCCCAGCGACACCTTCTCGCCCGAGTCCGCGGGCAGGTGGAAGGCGAGCGGCGCGAGCAGCGAGATGAGCACGCAGGGCAGCAGCAGGTTGCACACGTAGGCGGCGGCGCGGCGGCGCAGCAGCAGCGTGAAGGTCACGTCGGGGTAGGGCTCCGAGCAGCAGCCGTAGGTGAGCACGCGCCGCCGCGCCGGCATGCCCAGCACGCGCCACTCCACGTTCTCCACGAAGTCGGCCAGGCTGGCGCCGCCGCCGCGCGCCCGCACGTCCAGCTGGTGCCCGCCGTGCGTCCAGGAGCCGAAGGTCAGGCCGCAGCGCTGCGAGTCGAACGGGAAGGCGGACACGTCCACGCGGCACGAGCTGCGCGTGATGGCCGGCGCGTCCCAGCGCACGGCGCCGTCGTGCCGCAGCACCACGTTGGTGCTGGCGGAGGCTGGAGGCTGCGCGTCTGCCCTGTGGGAGGCGGaggatggggttggggggaggaggggaggggaagaggggctCCCTGAGGCAGTGGCCCGGGCCACCCCAGGACAGGCGTCCTAGGCCACAGTGCCCCTGCAGGGAGGATAGATTGTGCCCTGGGGAGGCCCTGGGTGCTTTTGGAGGCCTGGAAGGGGCAGCACCTGAGGGCCCAGAAAGGATACTGATCTAGCCCAGGGCGGCAGGAAAGTCCTCTGCAAAAGTTGGCACGTGGTGGCACAGTGACCTCTCTTGGGTGCCATCTGCTCAGATTGTGGAGGGGCCCCTGGGGAATACGCAGAGCCATGTGTTGTCCGGAAAACAGAACTGGCCGGGCCAGggtgctcaatggttgagcatcgacctatgaacccagagggcagggttgattcctggtcagggttgtgggttggatccctgtggggcatgagggaggcatcaatggttctctcatcattgatgtttctatctctttccctcttccttcctccctgaaatcaataaaaaataaaaacaagaaacagaACTGGCTTAGGCAGCATAAGGGGATGCCCCAGAGGGCCCTAGGCAGGCCTCTGGGGAGCCCTGGAACTCAGAGCCAGCCTGGAAGGGAGGAGTGTGCCATGAAGAGCACTGGTGCCCCTGAACCCTCTCTGCCAGAGATACAGAACTGGCCTGGACCGCACAGTGGGTTCCCGGAAAACATTCAGCCGGTTGCCTTGGGACAGCCTCAAGTGGGGATGCCATGGAGGGGCGGTGCggggctgtgaggaagcccaCTGAGTCATGTAGCCACCACTGCCAACACCTTCCTGCCAGATTGGAAGGGTCCTGGGGGACAGCTTCCAGGGCAGCATAGCAACTAGTTAGGTGGGGGAATGAGGGATAAGTGCCTACCCGGAACCAAGGGCAACTCCAGGGAGGGctaggagaggggaggggcccaGGCAGGCAGTACTTGTTATAGAGTACGATGTCTGGCCGCCACACTAGGCTGCTGGGGATGCGGATGGCATCCAGGCCACCATAGTCATCGGGGTCCCATCGTAAGTAGGCATCTGTCCACTCCTGTCGGATCCACAGGTATAGGGTCAGCACCTGGTTGCGCTCATCCTAGTTGGGCAGGGAATGGGCACAGATGTGGACACATGTGCATGCATATCCTTCCCCGTGTGTGCAACTCACCTACAGAGCTCTAGTCAGTGCCCACAAACCCAACTTGGCCGTACAGCCCTGTTCCCACCCAGGCCTTGTTGTGACCTTGGCAGgttcttctctgggcctcagcttccttagCAGTTATATGGGTGATAATCCCTGCTGGGCAGGATTCAAGGGTGCAAAGTTTTGGGCACACTGTGGGCACCTAACAGTATCCAGGTTAGTAGCTGTTATTGTTAATATTAGTGTTTACAGAAAATAGTTGTTTGGTGAATCATcccagtcccccacccccaaattcctTGACACTGTCACCAGCACATTCTACAGTTGTACAACCACAATGTACCATGTCAATGATCTGGGACAATGTCACCTCCAGGGTCACGTTCAGAGTCTGGTCTGTATCCGCCACAGGTCTCAGGGCACTTGTATAGTTGGCAAAAAGGTCACGGAACAGCTTGTGAGCCAGCCTGCCCTCAGCTCCCAAGCATCCTGGGGGACAAGCAAGAAGGTTTACTCTAGTGCAGGAGCCTCTGCTCACACCCTGCACCTCCACAAGCCTGGGGCTGTCACCTCCACTCTCACAGTGGTCTGACTGGTCCTCCTGATGGCTGCCCTCTGTCCCCAGGCTGTGACTCTAGTTCTTCCCTGGCCTGCCTCCAGGGATGAATGGGGTGAAGTAGGTGGAGTGAACTGATACTCTTTTCTGAAGCAAGGCTGATGGGTTTcttccctgcctttcccttcccaagGACCTGGATTTTGTCTGCCTTGCCACAAATGCTAGAAGGGCCTATATAGGCCACAAGAGTGCCAGCTCTCACCCAGGCATCTGAACCCCCTTGCCCAGCCCCCTCCAGTTTCTCAAACCTGCCTCCACTCCTCCTGTTGCACTTCAGTTAATTTCTTCAAGGCTTCTGACACTGTAGGCCAGTCCCACCTAAAAACACACCCCATCCCTAGGCTTTTGTGACACACCATATTGTCCTTAGTTCCTGACTTAAGTATTGCTTCTCAGAATCCCGTTGGTGAccctcctctcctttttctccggtcccctgagctccagatgcaTATAAACAACAACCCACTCTTGAATGTCCTGTAGGCACCTTAAACTCTCTAGGTCAAAACAGGAGTTCATTTCCTTCCCCCCTGCTCTGAAACCTGCTCCTTGTTTGATGTTCCCATCTCAGCAAACAGCACCCCCCAGTGACCTCAGGTGGAAACCTAGGAATTaccactctccctcctcctgtcGTTTACCCCTGCAAACCAACCAATACCCAAATCCTGTCAGTCACACTGCTGAACATCTCTTGAATGTTAAATCGCCTCTTCAGCTCAGGCCTCATCCCCCCTCTCATGGACCACAGCAGCAGCAACCACCTCACTGCTCCCTCTGGTCTCAGGCCCAGCCTCTCTAATCTTCCTCGACATTTCTGAGAGATCAAGctattttttgtctttcaatttatcTGATGTAtacgtttattgatttacagatattgtaccagcctgcatccccagaataaatcccacttgttcatagtgtatgatctttttaatgttttgttggatgcgatttgctaatattttgttgaggattttagcatacaagtttttaaaaaatacatatatttttattgatttcagagaggaagggagagggagggaaaaatagaaaaatcaacgatgggagagaatcattgattggctgcctcctacatgccccacactggggatcgagcccgccacccgggcatgtgccttgactgggaatcaaactgtgacctcctggttcataggttgaagctcaaccactgagccacaccggctgggctttaatatattttaaaaattgattttagagataggggaagggagagagagagagtgggaaacattgatgagagaaacatcgattgactacctcctgcacgctccctccctccaccctgaggatcaagctgaaaccaggcatgtgccttgtcTGGAAATGAACCGGCAACACCTAGGgacatgggaggatgctcaaccaactgaaccacaccagccaggtgagatCAAGCTTTGAACACACAGATCTGACCAGGCCAGTAACTGCTTAAAACCATTCAATGGCTCCTCATTGCCTACTGAATAAAGCCCCAACTCAGCCTGGCCTTCAAGGGCCCCTAGTTTTTCCAGTCCTATCTCTGGAAGCTTCCTTCTCACCTCACCCACCCCAGTCAGGCAAATCTCTCACCCTTTTCTGCACCCCCTCCTCCACACTCCCCCGACCGCTTGTTCTCCTGCATAGGTAACTgcagagagaaatgaaaagagagaTATTTGGAGAGGACAAGAACAGCAGCAACACCCAGAGAGGCCAGGCCTGGTTTACTGAGCTTCATACCTGGAAGGAGTGGGAGCAGGAACAGGAACAGAAGGCCCAGTCTGGAGAGGCCAAGGCAGTGGCTCCTGGGCCCCATGGCCCTGCGGGGCAGGTCCCTGGGTGTGAGCCTCCTCGCTCGACCTAGGGCAGCATCAGGGCCTGCTAGCAAGGATGGTGTGGACAACACCTGGAAGTCAGAAGGAAGATCTTTGGTGGGTCCAGCTACCCACTGGGGAGCGCTGCAGCCCATCTGGTTATCTGACTCTCCTTTTTTGTACTTGTCCTTGGATTTTAGTACTTCTCCTTCTCTGCTGGACCTTTGCTCTtctggcctctgcctctgccctttcctctgcccctcccactcccttTACCTCACACTCAGCTTCCCTGGCTCTGTTTCCTTCTGTCTATTTCTCTGTAACTCTTTCTTGGTCTCTCTTGGCTTCTCTGACTCAGATCTTCCTCTTTTCactctcttcttttctcctccttctaTCTTAGCCCCCCTGACTCCCTGCTTCCGTTCCCCATACCTGGGCTCTGGATGAGCCTGGTGCATTCTCCATCAGGGTCAGGGACTCCATCAGTCCTGATCCCTCGGAGGCACAGGACAGCAGGCCTCTCCTCTGGGCCCTTTTCATTAGCTTAATTACACCTGTGCAAGGGAATAGAGAAACTGAAACTGATACGTCAGGCCACTGGGACCTGAATTATTCAAGTTCTGTAAGGCAGCACCCAGGCTCTGCTTAGGCCCAGCCTGAAGGGGTTGAGGGTAGAGAAATGCCAGGTTTAGGATCCGTAGGACACTGGGGCTTAAGGGTGTTAAGGGCCAGAACTTATGGATGGTAACTCTACTCCCAGCTCTGACATTCAGAGGTACTAAACAAATCTGTCCGGGTGGTTGGTGCCAGGCAAACTCTCCATTCCTGCTGGGAATGGTGCTGAGCTGTATGCTGCTCCAGGTGGCAACACAGAGTAGGAAATGCAGCCCACTTCCTCACCTCTGAGTCTCCACAGCCATCCCAGTCCGAGCTTCAGTGTTCTCTTCTGCCCAAACACCGTGAGCCAGGAAAAACACAGACTTTACTGGTAGAGTCACTTTCAgctctgcttttaaaatatatatatatatatatatatatatatatatatatatatatatatatatatatatatatatattttattgatttcagagaggaaaggagagggggagagtgaaacatcaatgacgagagagaatcactgattggctgcctcttgcatgccccactggggatcaagccgactggaaattgaaccctgacttcttggttcataggtcaacactcaaccacttagccatgcaaGCCcggctcactgtggttttgatttgcatttccctaatgattagcgatgttgaacatcttttcatgtgcttattggccatttctatatctttggagaaatgtctactcagatcctttgttttttatttgggttcttcttttgttgttgagttCTAAGTCTTCTCTATGTATTCTAGATATTAATCGCTTACCAGAtacataatttacaaatattttctcccattctctggGTTGCCTTTAACTCAATTgacttttaattaaattattatttgattgattttagagagagagagagaggaagggggcgaGAAAGAGAAACTTCGACTTTtttgttgcacttatttatgcattcattggttgcttgttgaatgtgccctgactggagattgaacccacaaccttgatatATCGGTACGATGATCTAAccaaactgagctacccagcctaGAGCCTACTCAGttgattggtttgtttgtttgttaatccacacagaggatattttttccatggattctaatttcccttgtggaTTTGTCTTTGTTCCATTGGTTGAATATGTTGATTAATTtctaacatcaatgtgagagagacacatcgattggttgcctcctgcatgaa is a genomic window of Myotis daubentonii chromosome 9, mMyoDau2.1, whole genome shotgun sequence containing:
- the CHRNA10 gene encoding neuronal acetylcholine receptor subunit alpha-10 is translated as MGCSAPQWVAGPTKDLPSDFQVLSTPSLLAGPDAALGRARRLTPRDLPRRAMGPRSHCLGLSRLGLLFLFLLPLLPGCLGAEGRLAHKLFRDLFANYTSALRPVADTDQTLNVTLEVTLSQIIDMDERNQVLTLYLWIRQEWTDAYLRWDPDDYGGLDAIRIPSSLVWRPDIVLYNKADAQPPASASTNVVLRHDGAVRWDAPAITRSSCRVDVSAFPFDSQRCGLTFGSWTHGGHQLDVRARGGGASLADFVENVEWRVLGMPARRRVLTYGCCSEPYPDVTFTLLLRRRAAAYVCNLLLPCVLISLLAPLAFHLPADSGEKVSLGVTVLLALTVFQLILAESMPPAESVPLIGKYYMATMTMITFSTALTILIMNLHYCGPSARPVPAWARAFLLGYLARGLCVRERGEPCGKSRRHESPPSPQPPEGGAGPPAGPCHEPRCLCHQEELLHHVATIANTFRSHRAAQHRHEDWKRLARVMDRFFLGMFFSMALVMSLLVLVQAL